In Candidatus Nanopelagicales bacterium, a genomic segment contains:
- a CDS encoding zinc ribbon domain-containing protein, translating into MPTYEFRCRACGDTFTVVRPMAESGVPAACPEGHDDTVRLLGISAVGVGTRPGPQPAPGGSGGGCCGGACGCG; encoded by the coding sequence ATGCCGACGTACGAGTTCCGCTGCCGCGCCTGCGGCGACACGTTCACGGTGGTCCGGCCGATGGCCGAGTCCGGCGTACCCGCGGCCTGCCCCGAGGGGCACGACGACACCGTCCGACTGCTCGGCATCTCCGCGGTCGGCGTGGGGACCCGGCCCGGCCCGCAGCCGGCCCCGGGCGGCTCCGGCGGCGGCTGCTGCGGCGGAGCCTGCGGCTGCGGCTGA
- a CDS encoding TetR/AcrR family transcriptional regulator C-terminal domain-containing protein has translation MPAGSPRRTPLDRTRVVAEAVALADEQGLDAVSMRALAGRLGVVPMALYKHVADKDDLVAGMLDAVIDGYAAPPLGTDWRDTVRARILAARQALLVHPWLRPAIEGATRRTPSVLRHMDTLAGDLIDAGFSVDLTHHAMHALGHRIWGFSPEAFSSPAAGGEEAPPPPEVMQQLAQAFPYVTAIALDAATRNPTGACDEQSEFEFTLDLLLDAFERLHAAGWSSVQT, from the coding sequence GTGCCCGCTGGCTCTCCTCGCCGCACGCCCCTGGACCGCACGCGGGTCGTCGCCGAGGCGGTCGCGCTGGCCGACGAGCAGGGCCTGGACGCGGTGAGCATGCGGGCGTTGGCGGGGCGACTCGGCGTGGTGCCGATGGCGCTGTACAAGCACGTCGCCGACAAGGACGACCTGGTCGCCGGGATGCTCGACGCGGTCATCGACGGGTACGCAGCACCGCCGCTGGGGACGGACTGGCGGGACACCGTCCGGGCCCGGATCCTGGCCGCCCGGCAGGCCCTGCTCGTCCACCCGTGGTTGCGACCCGCCATCGAGGGCGCGACGCGCCGCACGCCGAGCGTGCTGCGTCACATGGACACCCTCGCCGGGGACCTCATCGACGCGGGCTTCTCGGTGGACCTCACCCACCACGCGATGCACGCCCTGGGCCACCGGATCTGGGGGTTCAGCCCGGAGGCGTTCTCCTCACCGGCGGCGGGCGGCGAGGAAGCGCCTCCCCCGCCCGAGGTGATGCAGCAGCTGGCCCAGGCCTTCCCGTACGTCACGGCCATCGCCCTCGACGCCGCCACCCGCAACCCGACCGGCGCGTGCGACGAGCAGTCGGAGTTCGAGTTCACCCTCGACCTGCTGCTCGACGCCTTCGAGCGCCTGCACGCCGCCGGCTGGTCCTCGGTGCAGACGTGA
- a CDS encoding DUF4386 domain-containing protein produces the protein MTHDRKLALVAGVLYLATFVTSMPALALKTPFLDSGAHPLWAAWGSVLEVLLAAACVGTAVVLYPVTRRGSEPLGLAFVASRTIEAALILVGVLAVLSLLSLRNDAVATATASAALTELHTYAFLLGPAVMSATNALLLGTMLYRTRLVPRVIPAVGLVGGPLLLVSSAGVMLGAWTQMTAIGTVAALPVAAWEFALGIWLVAKGFRPEALAALPSPVLSPTAAASGPAVPELDSVVAS, from the coding sequence ATGACCCACGACCGCAAGCTCGCCCTCGTCGCCGGAGTGCTCTACCTGGCCACCTTCGTGACCTCGATGCCCGCCCTGGCGCTGAAGACGCCGTTCCTCGATTCCGGTGCGCATCCTCTGTGGGCGGCTTGGGGGTCGGTCCTCGAGGTGCTGCTGGCCGCTGCCTGCGTGGGCACTGCTGTCGTGCTCTACCCGGTCACCCGCCGCGGCAGCGAGCCGCTCGGGCTGGCGTTCGTGGCCTCGCGCACGATCGAGGCCGCTCTGATCCTGGTAGGGGTGCTGGCCGTGCTGTCGCTGCTGTCCCTGAGGAACGACGCCGTGGCGACAGCGACCGCGTCGGCCGCGCTCACCGAACTGCACACGTACGCGTTCCTGCTCGGTCCGGCGGTGATGTCGGCGACCAACGCCCTGCTGCTGGGCACGATGCTGTATCGCACCCGGCTCGTCCCGCGGGTGATCCCGGCGGTGGGCCTGGTCGGCGGGCCGCTCCTGCTGGTCTCGTCGGCCGGCGTCATGCTGGGCGCCTGGACCCAGATGACCGCGATCGGCACGGTCGCCGCGCTGCCCGTCGCGGCGTGGGAGTTCGCGCTCGGGATCTGGCTGGTGGCCAAGGGGTTTCGACCGGAGGCACTCGCGGCGCTGCCGTCACCGGTTCTCAGTCCAACTGCCGCGGCGTCGGGACCCGCGGTGCCCGAGCTCGACTCGGTCGTCGCCAGCTGA